A genomic window from Streptomyces broussonetiae includes:
- a CDS encoding bifunctional polysaccharide deacetylase/glycosyltransferase family 2 protein, whose product MTDRRRTAPAHRHGRTRQTTPRTHWLLLSVLAVTLSTALLLQGYTHHMFGITSDDVTGARGRSEAVPGQVVRGGPVIANAAGAVHTARPRDRTIALTFDDGPDPVWTPRILDVLRRNHVRATFFVVGTQVVAHPELVRRIVADGHQIGIHTFTHPDLSRLAPWQRSLELHETQLAVAGAAGVTTALLRPPYSSQNDALSDADWSVLKQADTAGYVTVLSTQDAEDWQRPGVDRILANATPHGHAGQILLMHDAGGDRSQTVTALNTLIPRLKAQGFQFATVGAAVGMAGPVQPAGLGEHLQGMALVNALQAGDWIVRLLGVLMYAAGVISVLRAAVVVITARRHRRLRRAGRRSASWGPPVTEPVSVIVPAYNESAGIEAAVRSLLASDHPVEIIVVDDGSTDGTADLVESLHLPGVRVIRQENAGKPAALNTGLAAATCDLVVMVDGDTVFEPGTVRTLVQPFADPRVGAVSGNAKVVNRGGLLGRWQHIEYVVGFNLDRRLFDLAECMPTVPGAVGAFRRRALLALGGVSDVTLAEDTDLTMALCRAGWRVVYEEGAVAWTEAPASLNTLWRQRYRWCYGTLQAMWKHRGALVQRGAAGKLGRRGLVYLLLFQVLLPLLAPVVDIFAVYGLVFLDPVRITALWLGFLLLQLGMGLYAFRLDGERPGPLWSLPLQQFVYRQLMYLVVIQSVFTAVSGSRLRWQRMERYGSLQAPTGAEPSRDDDTTGAVQPEPYEAARKPQPYEAVTNAGPYTAAPGPEAYEAHPQSWSYAAPPQPTPHDTTHWY is encoded by the coding sequence GTGACCGATCGCCGCCGTACCGCCCCCGCTCACCGCCACGGCCGCACCCGCCAGACCACCCCCCGCACCCACTGGCTGCTGCTGAGCGTGCTCGCGGTGACCTTGTCGACGGCCCTCCTGCTCCAGGGGTACACCCATCACATGTTCGGGATCACCTCGGACGACGTGACCGGTGCCCGTGGCCGCAGCGAGGCGGTGCCCGGCCAGGTGGTCCGCGGCGGCCCGGTGATCGCGAACGCCGCGGGCGCCGTGCACACCGCCCGGCCCCGGGACCGCACCATCGCCCTCACCTTCGACGACGGGCCCGACCCCGTCTGGACCCCGCGCATCCTCGACGTGCTGCGCCGCAACCATGTGCGCGCGACCTTCTTCGTCGTCGGAACCCAGGTCGTGGCCCACCCGGAACTGGTCCGCCGGATCGTCGCCGACGGCCACCAGATCGGCATCCACACCTTCACCCACCCCGACCTGTCCCGCCTCGCCCCGTGGCAGCGCTCCCTGGAACTCCACGAGACCCAGCTGGCGGTGGCCGGCGCGGCCGGAGTCACCACCGCGCTGCTGAGACCGCCGTACTCCTCGCAGAACGACGCGCTGTCCGACGCCGACTGGTCCGTCCTCAAACAGGCCGACACGGCGGGCTACGTCACGGTGCTCTCCACCCAGGACGCCGAGGACTGGCAGCGCCCCGGCGTGGACCGCATCCTCGCCAACGCGACCCCGCACGGACACGCCGGGCAGATCCTGCTGATGCACGACGCAGGCGGTGACCGCTCCCAGACCGTCACCGCGCTGAACACCCTGATCCCCCGGCTCAAGGCACAGGGCTTCCAGTTCGCGACCGTCGGCGCCGCCGTCGGCATGGCCGGCCCCGTCCAGCCCGCCGGCCTCGGCGAACACCTCCAGGGCATGGCCCTCGTCAACGCGTTGCAGGCCGGCGACTGGATCGTACGGCTGCTGGGCGTGCTGATGTACGCAGCCGGAGTGATCAGCGTGCTGCGCGCGGCAGTCGTGGTGATCACGGCCCGCCGGCACCGACGCCTGCGCAGGGCAGGACGCCGGAGCGCGTCCTGGGGACCACCGGTGACCGAACCCGTCAGCGTCATCGTCCCCGCGTACAACGAGAGCGCCGGGATCGAGGCGGCCGTGCGCTCCCTGCTCGCCTCGGACCATCCGGTGGAGATCATCGTGGTGGACGACGGTTCCACCGACGGCACCGCCGACCTGGTCGAGTCGCTCCACCTGCCGGGGGTGCGGGTGATCCGGCAGGAGAACGCGGGCAAACCGGCCGCTCTCAACACCGGTCTCGCCGCCGCTACTTGTGACCTGGTGGTCATGGTCGACGGCGACACCGTCTTCGAACCCGGCACCGTCCGCACCCTCGTGCAGCCCTTCGCCGACCCCCGCGTGGGCGCGGTCTCCGGCAACGCCAAGGTCGTCAACCGCGGTGGCCTGCTGGGCCGTTGGCAGCACATCGAGTACGTGGTCGGCTTCAACCTCGACCGCCGCCTGTTCGACCTCGCCGAGTGCATGCCGACCGTGCCGGGTGCGGTGGGCGCGTTCCGCCGCCGGGCACTGCTGGCCCTCGGCGGCGTCAGCGACGTCACCCTCGCCGAGGACACCGACCTCACCATGGCGCTGTGCCGGGCCGGCTGGCGCGTGGTCTACGAGGAGGGCGCGGTGGCCTGGACCGAGGCGCCCGCCTCCCTGAACACCCTGTGGCGGCAGCGGTACCGCTGGTGCTACGGCACCCTCCAGGCGATGTGGAAGCACCGCGGCGCACTGGTCCAGCGCGGCGCCGCCGGCAAACTGGGCCGCCGCGGCCTGGTCTACCTCCTCCTCTTCCAGGTCCTGCTGCCCCTGCTCGCACCGGTCGTGGACATCTTCGCCGTGTACGGCCTGGTCTTCCTGGACCCGGTCCGGATCACCGCCCTGTGGCTCGGCTTCCTCCTCCTGCAACTCGGCATGGGCCTGTACGCGTTCCGCCTGGACGGGGAACGCCCCGGCCCGCTGTGGAGCCTGCCGTTGCAGCAGTTCGTCTACCGCCAGCTCATGTATCTGGTGGTCATCCAGTCCGTCTTCACCGCCGTGTCCGGATCACGCCTGCGCTGGCAGCGCATGGAGCGCTACGGCAGCCTCCAGGCTCCTACGGGAGCGGAACCCTCCCGGGACGACGACACCACGGGCGCCGTGCAGCCGGAACCGTACGAGGCCGCCCGGAAGCCGCAACCGTACGAGGCGGTCACCAATGCCGGACCGTACACAGCAGCCCCGGGGCCCGAAGCGTACGAGGCTCACCCGCAGTCCTGGTCATACGCTGCACCTCCTCAGCCCACGCCCCACGACACCACCCACTGGTACTGA
- a CDS encoding trypsin-like serine peptidase — protein sequence MAAVGAITALAGTLVVSVETAGATNAPPAYTSAIPDTAPRLPAAAPHWTALAAKRFWTAQRMAEAKPLPDAKPRSTGKAAAHPTLQGLVKPPVTGGPKAQDLREAPMDATPSATVGPTDTPTDTSTPDPSATATDTPTAAPTDTSSAAPSTSPSASDSASPTASPSPSPTSTGGTGPGSSYFGGLPMVGRMYMQTSSGSYFCTASVINSPHHNIVLTAGHCLDGRAGGGSLAFVPQWTAANPQPYGIFPVATDSEGRSRVWIDPRYYDRGHVQGAPWDMAFAQVGPRSDGKQVQDVVGGNNLATGRGYAFPSIRLVGYPGTATQPLTCDNNTTQYTPSDGTPGSYLRIACDGFATGTSGSPFLENFDPATGTGDVVGTIGGWDTGGPTADVSYSSAYGSDVQNLYNAAVAGTAPARPNVLPGASTLTHTALVASGSFTPSPSPDPDKSDLIVRWSDGELTLYRGGGNGRFDKEIQLVAANTTWTKAVSITAGDFTGSDTYDLLVRWSDGSLTLFPDVDAHGLHSQITLVKPGTLWQHEVGMTAGRYTTDDHWPDDLIVRWSDGETTLYKNINSTGLHSEVRLNPANSTWTHATSLTSADFAGTNESDLVVRWSDGELTLYPDINQYGFHGEVRLRAPSTLWTHATLTTAGNFTSTDSRSNDYLVRWSDGQLSMYQDSGNSLGTEAVLATASGSSLPYYRR from the coding sequence GTGGCCGCCGTAGGCGCGATCACCGCGCTGGCCGGAACTCTCGTCGTCTCGGTCGAAACGGCAGGCGCCACGAACGCCCCTCCGGCGTACACGTCCGCGATACCGGACACCGCTCCGCGTCTCCCAGCCGCCGCGCCGCACTGGACAGCCCTTGCGGCCAAGCGGTTCTGGACCGCGCAGCGCATGGCAGAAGCGAAGCCGCTTCCGGACGCCAAACCGCGGAGCACGGGCAAGGCCGCCGCCCACCCCACGCTCCAGGGGCTCGTCAAGCCGCCGGTGACCGGTGGTCCGAAGGCCCAGGACCTGCGTGAGGCTCCGATGGACGCCACGCCGAGCGCCACCGTGGGCCCGACGGACACACCCACCGACACCTCGACCCCGGATCCCTCCGCCACCGCTACAGACACCCCGACCGCCGCCCCGACGGACACCTCGTCCGCCGCCCCGAGCACCTCCCCCAGCGCGTCGGACTCGGCGAGCCCCACCGCCTCTCCGAGCCCGTCCCCCACGAGCACGGGCGGGACGGGTCCCGGCAGCTCCTACTTCGGCGGGCTGCCGATGGTCGGCCGGATGTACATGCAGACCAGCAGCGGGTCCTACTTCTGCACCGCGAGCGTCATCAACAGCCCGCACCACAACATCGTGCTCACCGCCGGGCACTGCCTGGACGGGCGGGCAGGCGGCGGCTCGCTCGCGTTCGTCCCCCAGTGGACCGCGGCCAACCCCCAGCCGTACGGCATCTTCCCCGTCGCCACGGACTCCGAAGGCCGCAGCCGGGTCTGGATCGATCCCCGCTACTACGACCGCGGACACGTCCAGGGCGCCCCGTGGGACATGGCGTTCGCCCAGGTCGGCCCGCGCAGCGACGGCAAGCAGGTGCAGGACGTGGTGGGCGGCAACAACCTGGCCACCGGCCGCGGCTACGCCTTCCCCAGCATTCGGCTGGTCGGCTACCCGGGCACCGCCACGCAGCCCCTGACCTGCGACAACAACACCACGCAGTACACCCCGAGCGACGGCACCCCCGGCTCGTACCTCCGGATCGCCTGCGACGGCTTCGCAACCGGCACCAGCGGCAGCCCGTTCCTGGAGAACTTCGACCCGGCCACCGGCACCGGCGACGTGGTGGGCACCATCGGCGGCTGGGACACCGGCGGACCGACCGCCGACGTCTCCTACAGCTCCGCCTACGGCTCCGACGTCCAGAACCTGTACAACGCGGCGGTCGCCGGCACCGCCCCCGCACGTCCCAATGTGCTGCCCGGCGCCTCCACACTCACCCATACCGCCCTCGTCGCCTCCGGCTCCTTCACGCCCTCGCCTTCGCCCGATCCGGACAAGAGCGATCTGATCGTGCGCTGGTCGGACGGCGAGCTGACGCTGTACCGGGGAGGTGGCAACGGACGGTTCGACAAGGAGATACAGCTCGTCGCGGCCAACACCACCTGGACGAAGGCCGTCTCCATCACGGCCGGCGACTTCACAGGCTCTGACACCTACGACCTGCTGGTGCGCTGGAGCGACGGCAGCCTCACCCTCTTCCCCGACGTCGACGCGCACGGCCTGCACAGCCAGATCACGCTCGTCAAGCCGGGCACGCTGTGGCAGCACGAGGTCGGCATGACGGCGGGCCGGTACACCACCGACGACCACTGGCCCGACGACCTGATCGTGCGCTGGTCCGACGGCGAGACCACGCTCTACAAGAACATCAACTCCACCGGCCTCCACAGCGAGGTCCGGCTCAATCCTGCCAACTCCACCTGGACACACGCCACATCCCTCACGTCCGCCGACTTCGCCGGGACCAACGAGTCGGACCTCGTGGTCCGCTGGTCCGACGGCGAACTGACCCTGTACCCGGACATCAACCAGTACGGCTTCCACGGAGAAGTGCGACTGCGGGCCCCGAGCACGCTGTGGACCCACGCCACGCTCACCACGGCGGGCAACTTCACCAGCACCGACAGCCGGTCCAACGACTACCTCGTGCGCTGGTCCGACGGCCAGCTGTCCATGTACCAGGACAGCGGCAACAGCCTCGGCACGGAAGCCGTACTCGCGACCGCGTCCGGCTCGTCGCTGCCGTACTACCGACGCTGA
- a CDS encoding rhomboid-like protein, protein MRINRGLRRVGAWIRSAPGTYVWLVVLFITTVALHRMSPQFEQHFLRQRSTNIHELSHNPVRVLVASAFWIDSGHWIPYAFLYTVFHAPVERWLGTARWLAVCVLAHVLATLTSEGALLKAIRDGIAPHSAVNSLDIGVSYALAGVIAALTYRIATPWRYGYLPAVLVVFTLPLVEGRTFTDLGHFVSILIGLACYPLVRGRGKAWNPKETLAALRG, encoded by the coding sequence ATGCGAATCAACCGGGGCCTGAGGAGAGTGGGGGCGTGGATCCGCAGTGCCCCCGGCACGTATGTGTGGCTGGTGGTCCTGTTCATCACGACCGTCGCCCTGCACCGCATGTCGCCCCAGTTCGAGCAGCACTTCCTGCGGCAGCGCTCGACCAACATCCACGAGCTGTCGCACAACCCGGTACGGGTGCTGGTGGCGAGCGCGTTCTGGATCGACAGCGGCCACTGGATTCCGTACGCCTTCCTGTACACGGTGTTCCACGCGCCGGTCGAGCGCTGGCTGGGTACGGCCCGCTGGCTCGCGGTGTGCGTGCTGGCGCACGTCCTGGCGACCCTGACCAGCGAGGGCGCCCTGCTGAAGGCGATCCGTGACGGCATCGCCCCACACTCGGCGGTCAACTCCCTGGACATCGGGGTCAGTTACGCGCTGGCGGGGGTCATCGCGGCGCTCACCTACCGGATCGCGACGCCCTGGCGGTACGGGTATCTGCCGGCGGTGCTGGTCGTCTTCACGCTGCCGCTGGTCGAGGGGCGGACCTTCACCGATCTCGGCCACTTCGTCTCGATACTGATCGGGCTGGCCTGCTATCCGCTGGTCAGAGGGCGTGGAAAAGCATGGAATCCGAAGGAGACACTGGCCGCTCTGAGGGGTTAA
- the msiK gene encoding diacetylchitobiose ABC transporter ATP-binding protein MsiK produces MATVTFDKATRIYPGSTKPAVDGLDIAIEDGEFLVLVGPSGCGKSTSLRMLAGLEDVNAGAIRIGDRDVTHLPPKDRDIAMVFQNYALYPHMTVADNMGFALKIAGVNKAEIRQKVEEAAKILDLTEYLDRKPKALSGGQRQRVAMGRAIVREPQVFLMDEPLSNLDAKLRVSTRTQIASLQRRLGITTVYVTHDQVEAMTMGDRVAVLKDGLLQQVDSPRNMYDKPANLFVAGFIGSPAMNLIEVPVTDGGVKFGNSVVPVNREALKAATDKGDKTVTVGVRPEHFDVVEHNGGVAASLSKDSADAPAGLAVSVNVVEETGADGYVYGTVEVGGERRDLVVRVSSRAVPEKGSTLHVVPRPGEIHVFSTSTGERLTD; encoded by the coding sequence ATGGCCACTGTCACGTTCGACAAGGCGACCCGGATCTACCCGGGTTCCACCAAGCCCGCCGTCGACGGTCTCGACATCGCGATCGAGGACGGCGAGTTCCTCGTCCTGGTCGGCCCGTCCGGTTGCGGAAAGTCCACCTCCCTGCGGATGCTCGCGGGCCTGGAGGACGTCAACGCCGGCGCCATCCGTATCGGTGACCGCGACGTCACCCACCTGCCGCCCAAGGACCGGGACATCGCCATGGTGTTCCAGAACTACGCCCTGTACCCGCACATGACCGTCGCCGACAACATGGGCTTCGCGCTCAAGATCGCCGGCGTCAACAAGGCGGAGATCCGGCAGAAGGTCGAGGAGGCCGCGAAGATCCTCGACCTCACCGAGTACCTGGACCGCAAGCCCAAGGCCCTGTCCGGCGGTCAGCGCCAGCGTGTCGCCATGGGCCGCGCGATCGTCCGGGAGCCGCAGGTGTTCCTCATGGACGAGCCGCTGTCCAACCTGGACGCCAAGCTCCGCGTCTCGACCCGTACCCAGATCGCGTCCCTGCAGCGCCGCCTCGGCATCACCACCGTCTACGTCACCCACGACCAGGTCGAGGCCATGACGATGGGCGACCGGGTGGCTGTCCTCAAGGACGGTCTGCTCCAGCAGGTCGACTCGCCGCGCAACATGTACGACAAGCCCGCGAACCTCTTCGTCGCCGGCTTCATCGGCTCCCCGGCCATGAACCTGATCGAGGTCCCGGTCACCGACGGCGGCGTGAAGTTCGGCAACAGCGTCGTCCCGGTCAACCGCGAGGCCCTCAAGGCCGCCACCGACAAGGGTGACAAGACGGTGACCGTGGGCGTGCGCCCCGAGCACTTCGACGTGGTCGAGCACAACGGAGGCGTGGCGGCCTCCCTGAGCAAGGACAGCGCCGACGCCCCGGCCGGTCTCGCCGTCTCCGTGAACGTGGTCGAGGAGACCGGCGCCGACGGCTACGTCTACGGCACCGTCGAGGTCGGCGGCGAGCGCAGGGACCTCGTGGTCCGCGTCAGCAGCCGCGCCGTGCCGGAGAAGGGCTCCACGCTGCACGTCGTGCCGCGGCCGGGCGAGATCCACGTGTTCTCCACCTCCACCGGCGAGCGCCTGACCGACTGA
- a CDS encoding nucleotidyltransferase family protein, with translation MTHPNAASRPTQAVVLAGGQGSRLRPYTDDRPKPMVEIPGTGTPIIGHQLTWLAEEGVTDVVVSCGHLAEVLQKWLDSADLPLSVTTVVETEPLGRGGGLKYAAARLPHPDRPWYATNGDIWTRFSLRDMADFHTERDAAATLALARPRIPWGAVETDGFGHITDFIEAPPSTFEINAGVYVFSPEFAEMLPDQGDHERTTFPRLARERRLFGFPIPQGAYWRAIDTAKDLTEAAKELAALGR, from the coding sequence ATGACCCATCCCAACGCCGCGTCGCGCCCCACCCAGGCCGTGGTCCTGGCCGGTGGCCAGGGCTCCCGGCTGCGTCCGTACACCGACGACCGGCCCAAGCCGATGGTCGAGATCCCCGGCACGGGCACCCCGATCATCGGCCATCAGCTGACCTGGCTGGCCGAGGAAGGCGTGACGGACGTGGTGGTCTCCTGCGGCCACCTCGCCGAGGTCCTGCAGAAGTGGCTGGACTCTGCCGACCTGCCGCTCTCCGTCACCACCGTCGTGGAGACCGAACCCCTCGGCCGCGGCGGCGGCCTCAAGTACGCCGCCGCGCGTCTGCCCCACCCCGACCGGCCGTGGTACGCCACCAACGGCGACATCTGGACCCGCTTCTCCCTGCGGGACATGGCCGACTTCCACACCGAGCGGGACGCTGCCGCGACCCTGGCCCTGGCGCGGCCGCGCATCCCCTGGGGCGCGGTCGAGACCGACGGGTTCGGGCACATCACCGACTTCATCGAGGCGCCGCCGTCGACGTTCGAGATCAACGCCGGTGTGTACGTCTTCTCGCCCGAGTTCGCCGAGATGCTCCCGGATCAGGGGGATCACGAGCGCACCACGTTTCCCCGGCTGGCCCGGGAACGACGGCTGTTCGGGTTCCCCATTCCGCAGGGGGCGTACTGGCGGGCCATCGACACCGCGAAGGACCTGACCGAGGCGGCCAAGGAACTGGCGGCCCTGGGTCGTTAG
- a CDS encoding aminoglycoside phosphotransferase family protein: MSRFTHASIVRPVIDIPAELAEAQETYNGAAGRAFIAALPALAAAFLDRWQLRPDGPSMNGVSALVLPVARADGTRAVLKLQLPDAETLGEPVALRVWDGDGAVRLLDHDPATGTMLLERLDESRMLASLADTRATTLVIARLLAHLTSFPAPPGLRRLGDIARAMLERTPWALERIGDPAARRLVADCAAAVREVVAEPGDRLLHWDLHDENVLAADRADWLAIDPKPLAGDPGFELWPALHNRFEAAEVAWRFDALTDALGLDRERARAWTLGRLLQNALWDVADGRPVEEHQLEVARRLRK, from the coding sequence ATGAGCCGATTCACGCACGCCAGTATCGTCCGGCCCGTGATTGACATCCCCGCCGAACTGGCCGAGGCCCAAGAGACGTACAACGGCGCGGCGGGGCGGGCCTTCATCGCCGCCCTGCCCGCTCTCGCCGCCGCCTTCCTGGACCGCTGGCAACTGCGGCCCGACGGCCCCTCCATGAACGGCGTCAGCGCCCTGGTCCTGCCGGTCGCCCGGGCCGACGGCACACGGGCCGTCCTCAAGCTCCAGCTGCCCGACGCGGAGACCCTCGGCGAACCGGTCGCGCTGCGGGTCTGGGACGGCGACGGGGCCGTACGACTCCTCGACCACGACCCGGCGACGGGCACGATGCTGCTGGAGCGTCTGGACGAGTCGCGCATGCTCGCCTCGCTGGCCGACACCCGCGCCACCACCCTGGTCATCGCCCGGCTGCTGGCGCACCTGACCTCCTTCCCGGCCCCGCCCGGCCTGCGCCGGCTCGGTGACATCGCCCGGGCCATGCTGGAGCGGACCCCGTGGGCGCTGGAGCGCATCGGCGACCCCGCGGCCCGCCGCCTGGTCGCCGACTGCGCGGCCGCCGTGCGCGAGGTCGTCGCCGAACCCGGTGACCGGCTGCTGCACTGGGACCTGCACGACGAGAACGTCCTCGCCGCCGACCGCGCCGACTGGCTCGCCATCGACCCCAAGCCGCTGGCCGGCGACCCCGGATTCGAGTTGTGGCCCGCGCTGCACAACCGGTTCGAGGCGGCCGAGGTCGCCTGGCGCTTCGACGCGCTGACGGACGCGCTGGGCCTGGACCGGGAGCGGGCCCGCGCCTGGACACTGGGCCGGCTGCTGCAGAACGCCCTGTGGGACGTGGCGGACGGCCGGCCGGTCGAGGAACACCAACTGGAGGTCGCCCGCCGGCTGCGAAAATAA
- a CDS encoding RNA polymerase sigma factor produces the protein MGQVRQPRRTQPRDGELGAAVARAQDGDETAFAIAYRIVQPGLLGYLRGIVGDDAEDVASDAWLEIARNFGRFKGDGAGFRGWTATIARHRALDHLRRQRVRPQNGGTEQDVLDLPGPHSTHEQALESLSTERALELVRGLPRDQAEAVLLRVVVGLDGPAAARVLGKRPGAVRTAAHRGLKRLGHQLGIGGEGDEGVTDVTDAASRTLGKSR, from the coding sequence TTGGGCCAGGTACGGCAGCCCCGGCGCACGCAGCCGCGCGACGGGGAACTGGGCGCGGCGGTCGCACGGGCCCAGGACGGCGACGAGACCGCCTTCGCAATCGCCTACCGGATCGTCCAGCCCGGCCTTCTCGGCTACCTACGCGGCATTGTCGGCGACGACGCGGAGGATGTGGCGTCCGACGCCTGGCTGGAGATAGCCCGCAATTTCGGGCGCTTCAAGGGTGACGGCGCGGGCTTTCGCGGCTGGACCGCGACCATCGCCCGGCATCGGGCCCTGGACCATCTGCGCCGCCAGCGTGTACGGCCCCAGAATGGCGGGACCGAACAGGACGTACTGGACCTGCCGGGTCCGCACAGCACCCATGAGCAGGCGCTGGAGTCCCTCTCCACCGAGCGGGCCCTGGAGCTGGTCCGCGGGCTGCCCAGGGACCAGGCCGAGGCCGTGCTCCTGCGGGTCGTCGTCGGCCTGGACGGTCCCGCCGCCGCACGCGTCCTCGGCAAACGCCCGGGAGCGGTGCGCACCGCCGCCCACCGGGGTCTGAAACGCCTCGGCCACCAGCTCGGGATCGGCGGCGAGGGGGACGAGGGAGTGACGGATGTGACGGATGCGGCTTCCCGCACGCTGGGGAAATCGAGATGA
- a CDS encoding dynein light intermediate chain family protein — MAFASLTLGGVAVAAVGYVGSTSNGSSGGRGTAHPSALAPVRPGDTAPSTPSGGPRPTDRPASAQDAEAHCRAYQQVQGRGKALDAKVWQQLVAAAGGKDGVADYCSEQLRRATATPNRSADTGKAGKDSAGSGNGATGRTGTSSDKGTSGSSRTSGNGTSGTSTGGTGKTGVDGRRSGQGGGKRK; from the coding sequence GTGGCGTTCGCCAGCCTCACCCTGGGCGGTGTCGCGGTCGCGGCCGTCGGTTACGTCGGCTCAACGTCAAACGGCTCCAGTGGCGGCAGGGGGACGGCACACCCGTCGGCCCTCGCTCCGGTCCGGCCGGGCGATACGGCCCCGTCGACGCCCTCCGGCGGCCCTCGTCCGACGGACAGGCCGGCCTCCGCCCAGGACGCCGAAGCCCACTGCCGCGCCTACCAGCAGGTCCAGGGCCGGGGCAAGGCGCTCGACGCGAAGGTCTGGCAACAGCTCGTCGCTGCGGCCGGCGGCAAGGACGGGGTGGCCGACTACTGCTCCGAGCAGCTGAGGCGGGCGACCGCGACGCCGAACAGATCAGCCGACACGGGCAAGGCCGGCAAGGATTCAGCGGGCTCCGGAAACGGCGCGACGGGCAGGACCGGTACCTCCTCCGACAAGGGCACGTCCGGCAGCAGCCGTACCTCCGGCAACGGCACGTCCGGCACCAGCACCGGCGGCACGGGCAAGACGGGCGTGGACGGCCGGAGGAGCGGCCAGGGCGGCGGGAAACGCAAGTAG
- a CDS encoding LAETG motif-containing sortase-dependent surface protein: MEPTDLGFCEDQNPQYKATLRIGLSGLPGKIVKGSGWHPFKMTVANPSKDAIKNIELAAGAGPVKGDTPFMLKQVVLQAYDPDAKQWFDVTDDGTYAFGSLGPGDLPGKTAVDLSFRLDVTAKAPVGKALTVGLGVYPDTKNNCVATGFAAYKVDIVKPGTPTTGSGPVPQTGGEAPLPSKAPAKHGTSHVVPVSDTNAAGSLAHTGTSSALPLIAGIGGAAVVVGAGAVFVGRRRKSGGAAV; encoded by the coding sequence GTGGAACCCACCGACCTCGGGTTCTGCGAGGACCAGAACCCGCAGTACAAGGCCACTCTCCGGATCGGGCTGAGCGGCCTGCCCGGCAAGATCGTGAAGGGCAGCGGCTGGCATCCGTTCAAGATGACGGTGGCCAACCCGTCCAAGGACGCCATCAAGAACATCGAACTGGCCGCGGGCGCCGGTCCGGTGAAGGGCGACACCCCGTTCATGCTCAAGCAGGTCGTGCTCCAGGCGTACGACCCGGACGCCAAGCAGTGGTTCGACGTCACGGACGACGGCACATACGCCTTCGGCTCGCTGGGCCCGGGTGACCTGCCCGGCAAGACCGCGGTCGACCTCAGCTTCCGGCTGGACGTCACGGCCAAGGCCCCGGTCGGCAAGGCCCTCACCGTAGGCCTGGGCGTCTACCCGGACACGAAGAACAACTGCGTGGCGACGGGCTTCGCCGCCTACAAGGTCGACATCGTGAAGCCGGGCACCCCGACCACGGGCTCCGGCCCGGTCCCGCAGACCGGCGGAGAGGCTCCGCTGCCGTCCAAGGCCCCGGCCAAGCACGGCACTTCCCACGTGGTCCCGGTCTCGGACACGAACGCGGCGGGCTCGCTGGCCCACACCGGTACCTCCTCCGCGCTCCCGCTGATCGCCGGTATCGGGGGCGCGGCCGTGGTGGTCGGCGCCGGCGCGGTGTTCGTCGGGCGTCGCCGCAAGTCGGGCGGCGCAGCGGTCTGA